One region of Serinus canaria isolate serCan28SL12 chromosome 25, serCan2020, whole genome shotgun sequence genomic DNA includes:
- the LOC108963473 gene encoding acanthoscurrin-2-like isoform X1 — MSSYGQLLSARCASPCEVTCAQPYVDACSEPCVAACGDSRAIVYAPPVVVTFPGPIISSCPTESIVGSSIPEIGGGMGSGGGGMGSGGGMGSGGGGMGSGGGGMGSGWGSGGGGMGSGGGGMGSSCGGGMGGGSSCGGGMGGGSSCGGGMSRLGSLYRGSYFSGYGRNYNPYFSRGYYRYRYGNYGPF, encoded by the exons ATGTCCTCCTATGGCCAACTGCTCAGCGCCCGCTGTGCTTCGCCCTGCGAGGTGACGTGCGCCCAGCCCTACGTCGACGCCTGCAGCGAGCCTTGCGTCGCCGCCTGCGGGGACTCCCGAGCCATCGTCTACGCCCCGCCAGTGGTCGTGACATTCCCGGGGCCCAtcatcagctcctgccccaccGAGAGCATCGTTGGGTCGTCCATCCCTGAAATCGGCGGGGGAATGGGGTCCggagggggtgggatggggtctGGAGGAGGGATGGGGTCTGGAGGAGGTGGGATGGGGTCTGGAG GAGGTGGGATGGGATCGGGATGGGGCTCTGGAGGGGGAGGAATGGGATCCGGAGGGGGAGGAATGGGCTCCTCCTGTGGGGGGGGAATGGGAGGGGGCTCCTCCTGCGGGGGGGGAATGGGAGGGGGCTCCTCCTGCGGGGGGGGGATGTCACGGCTGGGGAGCCTCTACCGCGGCTCCTATTTCTCAGGCTACGGTAGGAATTATAATCCCTATTTTTCCCGAGGGTACTACAGGTATCGCTACGGGAACTATGGGcctttttaa
- the LOC108963473 gene encoding claw keratin-like isoform X2 has protein sequence MSSYGQLLSARCASPCEVTCAQPYVDACSEPCVAACGDSRAIVYAPPVVVTFPGPIISSCPTESIVGSSIPEIGGGMGSGGGGMGSGGGGMGSGWGSGGGGMGSGGGGMGSSCGGGMGGGSSCGGGMGGGSSCGGGMSRLGSLYRGSYFSGYGRNYNPYFSRGYYRYRYGNYGPF, from the exons ATGTCCTCCTATGGCCAACTGCTCAGCGCCCGCTGTGCTTCGCCCTGCGAGGTGACGTGCGCCCAGCCCTACGTCGACGCCTGCAGCGAGCCTTGCGTCGCCGCCTGCGGGGACTCCCGAGCCATCGTCTACGCCCCGCCAGTGGTCGTGACATTCCCGGGGCCCAtcatcagctcctgccccaccGAGAGCATCGTTGGGTCGTCCATCCCTGAAATCGGCGGGGGAATGGGGTCCggagggg GAGGGATGGGGTCTGGAGGAGGTGGGATGGGATCGGGATGGGGCTCTGGAGGGGGAGGAATGGGATCCGGAGGGGGAGGAATGGGCTCCTCCTGTGGGGGGGGAATGGGAGGGGGCTCCTCCTGCGGGGGGGGAATGGGAGGGGGCTCCTCCTGCGGGGGGGGGATGTCACGGCTGGGGAGCCTCTACCGCGGCTCCTATTTCTCAGGCTACGGTAGGAATTATAATCCCTATTTTTCCCGAGGGTACTACAGGTATCGCTACGGGAACTATGGGcctttttaa